Within Mongoliitalea daihaiensis, the genomic segment GTATCTAAAAATGGATCTGATATTTTATCCGCATAAGGATCCCCAATCCGAATAGAGCCATCAACTAAATATTGGAAAATATATTCTTCCTGAGGCACCAAGTCCTCAATCTTCAGCCAAAACAACTCTCCGTCAGGTGTGAGGTTCATTTGGTAATCTGCCAATACTTCCCACGCGTTGAAGTCACCGATAACAAATACATTTTTCTTTTTGGGTGCTTCCAATACTAATATCACCTCGGTATCAGAGATGTAATTTATGCCTTTTTTAACCCCCTCTGGAAGCGGTAGACGTGGACTAGGCCCTACTACATTAATTCTAGATATGGCCTCAGCCACATCGTCCCCAAGGCTAGCAGTAGCTTTGATCTCATACTCTCCAGCCTCATTGGCAACAAAAGTATACTCCAAGCTTGACGCATCTTCTTGAGAGGCTACTGGGACATCATTTACCTGAATAGATAAATCCGAGATCTCGTTTGCAACGATTCGGATCAACTGCTGCTCACCGATTTCCAATAAAATTGATGGAGAGGTAGGTTGCTGAAATGTAACTTCAAATCCTTGGCTTAGATTGACGAAAAAGTCTTGATTGGTGGCTGTTTTTCCCTCAAGGTTGCCTGCTGCATTTCTAAATACCATCCCCAAGCGAAAAATCGTTTGATTTGGAGCGATTGAAAAAAACTCATTGGGAGTAACTTCCCACTCCCAAATATTATCACTGACCTTGGTCATACGGGCATCCGGATTGGATGTACCCCACTGAAACGGTACAATAGCCCATGTAGTAGATGTTGGGCCTGCAACAACTGCTCCTATATGAATATATACTGGCTCAACTCCCCGTAAGCCAGTAGTCCCTTGCGAGGCATCGTAAATGATTTTCAATTTTTGATTGGCTCTCGGAAACTCGGGAACAGTAGTGACCTGAGCAAATGCTTCTAAACTTACAAAGCAACAAAAAAATAAACTAACTAATATTCTGTTCATGATGATGGAATTACTAATTGTGGTGTATAGGAATAGAATAAAAAAGGCTACCTGATAGAAGTAGCCTTTTTCTTCAAGGTCAAATTTTTATTGTTCTATTAAAATATACCTTCCATCGAGGGAGCTAAACCAAATCGTGTAATTCCCAGCTTCAACTGGGATATTAGGACCGCCTTGAACACCTACACCTGAGATCGCAGTATCTGCGCCCCAATTGTCAGCCCAGTCATTATCAGCTCTAAATTTAATATCACCAGCAGTTAAAGTCGCGGTAATTCTCCATAGATGCCTATCAAAATTTGTCCCAACCATAGCGGTAGAAGCGTCCCAACCATTGGCAGTTGCTGAACCGATAATACCAATTGTTTCGAATACACGATCAGTAGGACCATCAAATGGTACTAAACTAAAGGATCCATCTGATAAGTCAACAGTAAATGTGTAGAAACCTGCGGAGGCAACAGGAATTGCTTCTGGTTCATCATCACCAACGTTTACACGAACGGTGGTCCCATTATCAGTTCCCCACTGAGGTCTCCAATTATTCAAATTCTCAATCAATTTAAATGCACCTTGGGCAAAGAAACCTGAATAAACGTATAAATCTGGATTTTCAGGATCTCTAAATAAAGCTGGATTATTGTTGTTATTGTTCCAACCTGGAGCTGTAGCATCACCGACCAAGAATAAATTTCTAACCACCTCAGCGGTCGCAAATGTCGTAATATTGACCGTAGTGGTTGCACCAATCAAGGGAGAAAGGGCACGGGTAGTAGTGGCTCTTACCCTAAATTCAAGAGGGCCTGTTTCACCTGCTACAATTCCTTTAGCGATTGCTCTTCTATTCAATACATCCCCACGTACAGTGATAGTAGTGGTCTCTGAGGATCCAATATCTACAGGACTTGCGAAATTTGCCCCTGGTCTATCTGCCTGCAAAGTATATTCAACATCTGTTGGTATTCCGAAGTCCACAGGAGAAACAGTAAAAGAAATCATGGAAGCTGAATCCGCCTCTTCAATTACAATGGTAGATGGTGCAGAAACAAGATTAGAACTAGTTTGTGGAATGATTGGAGGATTATCGACCTCACCACAAGACCAAATAAGGGGGAGCATCAATGCTGCCAAAGATAGTTTAGTAAGTACTCTCATAAATTAGTAGTTTTGGTATTCATTTGGATTTATTTGTATTGGTTATGTACTATTTTTTATTGATTATAAGCTAAGATAATTGTCAAGCCAATTCATCAGAATGGATTAAATCACTTCAACCATATGAAATATTAACAAAATCTTCACGCTAAACCAAATTATGGGTAGAATTATTTTAGATTTAGTTTGTGCAAACGTAACCGCAAACGTTTTCCATTACTAAAAATCACTTGCAAGCCTCAAGAAATTCTCAGAATTCTATTACTTTCATGAACTTTTTTTGAATCAATAAATAAAGGAATCCCGTAAATAATTTTACCTTTATCAGCATTAGAAAAGTATAATTTTTATGAAATTAGGTCAAGCTACCATTAAAGATATTGCAAAAGAGCTAAATGTAAGCTTATCCACAGTTTCAAGAGCTTTGAAAAACTATCCGGGTATTAGTGAGGATACGAAAAGAAAAGTTAAAGAAACAGCTGAGCGGTTAAACTATCGGCCCAATGCTGTGGCATTAAGCTTGCGCCAAAGTAGGTCATTTACGATAGGAGTAATTATTCCTGAAGTAGTCCATTTCTTTTTCTCAACTGTTATCAGCGGTATAGAAGAAATAGCCTATGCCAACGGTTATAATGTAATCCTCTGTCAGACAAATGAAAAATATGAGCGAGAAAAGAGTGTTTTGGATACCATGCTCGCCAATCAAGTAGATGGGTTGTTGGTTTCCTTTTCTAAAGAAACCAAAGACTTTGAACACTTTACAAAGCTGATAGCATTAGAACTGCCCATCGTATTCTTTGACCGAATACCGGAAATTGATGATGCCGTGAATGTTACCGTGAATGATTTTCAGGGTGCATACAATGCCGTGACACATTTATTACAAGAAGGCTACCGGAAAATTGCACATATATCCGGCCCAGAAAATTTGACTATTACCAAACAGCGAAAAGCCGGTTACTTAAGTGCGTTGAAAGATTTTGACCCCTCGATTGCGTACTCTTTGATCGTTGAATGTCCCAGTGGAAATGAAGAAGAAAGTTTTCAGCTTGTCAAAGAAATTTTCCAACAACCAGGCGAAAAGCCTGATGCTCTATTTGCTCATCATGATATGGCAGCCGCAGGAGCTATGATGGCTTTAAAATCCTTGGGCATCCGCATACCCGATGAAGTAGGCTTGGTGGGGTATTCTAACTGGCAATTTTCTTCGATGATAGATCCTCCTTTGAGTACTGTTTCACAACCAGGAGCATGTATTGGCGAAACTGCTACAAAAATCCTTTTGGGAATGATGAACAAAACTGGAAATTTGGAAAAAGAACAAAGGAGCGTAGTACTCGACACAGATTTAATCATCAGAAAATCTTCCAAGAGATAATTATTTTAGAGAAAATTAAAGTTTTTGTGCAAACGTTTGAATCTTTGAAAATTTAGAAAAAAAGGAACTTTAGCTCTCTCAGCTAAACTAAATTTGGAAAATTGTTACGAGTCTGCGCTTTTTTACCTCACTTTTAGTCTTTAAATTTATTTTATTCCAAAAACTCAATTATATCAACTAATCAATGAAGTCAGTAGCTCAACCCCCTAATAGCAAACAAAATTCAAATGCAGGAACTATAGTTTTTTGGGAAAAATCCGCTACGGGAATTAGTGGAGAAACAGAACGGGCCTTTTTTAGACTGACCGTGTACGATGCAAACACAATCCGGGTTCAAGTTGGAAAAGAATCACAGTTTTCGAGTAATCCTTACAGTGTAATCAGCGCGCCGGAGTTAACTCCTTTTGAGATCTTGGAGAGTAATGAAAAGATTGTCCTAAAAACCTCAAAAATCACCTGTGAGGTAAATCTAGCGCCTTTTCATCTTTCCTTTTTAGATACATCCGGAAATATCCTCAACCAAGACGATCCAGCTTTTGGAGTATCATGGCTCGGGACAGAGGTTACCAATTACAAGCGTGTGCAACCAGATGAAAAGTTTATCGGTCTCGGTGAGAAAACAGGAGGCTTAAATAGAGCTGGAAGTGCATACACCAATTGGAACACGGATTATTTTGGGTATGGAATAGGTGACGACCCATTATATATGAGTATTCCATTTTACATAGGTATTCATCAAGATCGAGCCTATGGAATTTTCTTTGACAATACACACAAAACGATCTTTAACTTCGGCGCATCCAATAACCGATTCATCTATTATTCCGCAGATGATGGTGATATGGATTACTATTTTTTCCATGAAGAAAAAGTAGCAGATATCATCCAAGCCTACTGTAAATTGACTGGCACAATGGAGATGCCTCCCCTATGGTCATTAGGCTTCCAACAATGTCGCTACTCCTATTATCCAGATTCAGAAGTTCTCACATTGGCAAAAACCTTCCGGGATAAACAAATGCCTGCTGATGTAATCTACCTAGATATTCATCACATGGATAAGTATAAGGTGTTTACATTTGATCCCGTGAAGTTTTCGGATCCTCAGGAAATGATTACACAACTCAAAAGTATGGGATTCCGCGTGGTCATCATCATGGATCCTGGGGTAAAAACAGACAGTTCCTATGCTCCTTACGCAGATGGGTTGGCCAAAGACCTTTTTGTCAAATATCCTGATGGAGCTATTTATGAAGGTCAAGTATGGCCTGGTTGGTGTGCTTTTCCTGACTTCACCAAAGAAGAGACTCGTCAATGGTGGGGAGAACAAATGGCTTTCTACAAAGAAGCTGGTGTGGATGGATATTGGACAGACATGAACGAACCTGCCTCTTGGGGTCAATTTACCCCCAACTTGATTGAATTTTCATATGAAGGAGAACAGGTTTCCCATAGAAAAGCTAGAAATATCTATGGGTATCAAATGGCCAGAAGTGCCAAAGAAGGCGCTGAACTCCAAAACCCACAAGAGCGTGCATTTGTCTTAACAAGAGCCGGATTCTCAGGTATTCAACGGTACGCAGCCGCTTGGACAGGAGATAATGTTGCAAGCGAAGAGCATATGTTAGCTGGCGTACGCTTAGTCAACAGTCTTGGCCTCAGTGGTGTTTCCTTTGCTGGCTATGATGTTGGCGGATTTGCGGGTGAGGCTACAAAAGGATTATTTGCCCGTTGGATGAGCATCGCAGCTTTTGCTCCATTTTATCGCGCCCACTCCATGATCAACTCCAGTGATGCCGAACCTTGGGCATTTGGAGAAGAGGTGGAAGAAATCTCCCGCAATTATATGAAGCTCCGATACAGGATGCTTCCCACCATCTATAGCAGTTTTAAGAAAAGTGTAGAAACTGGACTTCCCGTCTCTAAAAGTTTG encodes:
- a CDS encoding LacI family DNA-binding transcriptional regulator, encoding MKLGQATIKDIAKELNVSLSTVSRALKNYPGISEDTKRKVKETAERLNYRPNAVALSLRQSRSFTIGVIIPEVVHFFFSTVISGIEEIAYANGYNVILCQTNEKYEREKSVLDTMLANQVDGLLVSFSKETKDFEHFTKLIALELPIVFFDRIPEIDDAVNVTVNDFQGAYNAVTHLLQEGYRKIAHISGPENLTITKQRKAGYLSALKDFDPSIAYSLIVECPSGNEEESFQLVKEIFQQPGEKPDALFAHHDMAAAGAMMALKSLGIRIPDEVGLVGYSNWQFSSMIDPPLSTVSQPGACIGETATKILLGMMNKTGNLEKEQRSVVLDTDLIIRKSSKR
- a CDS encoding SusE domain-containing protein — encoded protein: MRVLTKLSLAALMLPLIWSCGEVDNPPIIPQTSSNLVSAPSTIVIEEADSASMISFTVSPVDFGIPTDVEYTLQADRPGANFASPVDIGSSETTTITVRGDVLNRRAIAKGIVAGETGPLEFRVRATTTRALSPLIGATTTVNITTFATAEVVRNLFLVGDATAPGWNNNNNNPALFRDPENPDLYVYSGFFAQGAFKLIENLNNWRPQWGTDNGTTVRVNVGDDEPEAIPVASAGFYTFTVDLSDGSFSLVPFDGPTDRVFETIGIIGSATANGWDASTAMVGTNFDRHLWRITATLTAGDIKFRADNDWADNWGADTAISGVGVQGGPNIPVEAGNYTIWFSSLDGRYILIEQ
- a CDS encoding glycoside hydrolase family 31 protein, which gives rise to MKSVAQPPNSKQNSNAGTIVFWEKSATGISGETERAFFRLTVYDANTIRVQVGKESQFSSNPYSVISAPELTPFEILESNEKIVLKTSKITCEVNLAPFHLSFLDTSGNILNQDDPAFGVSWLGTEVTNYKRVQPDEKFIGLGEKTGGLNRAGSAYTNWNTDYFGYGIGDDPLYMSIPFYIGIHQDRAYGIFFDNTHKTIFNFGASNNRFIYYSADDGDMDYYFFHEEKVADIIQAYCKLTGTMEMPPLWSLGFQQCRYSYYPDSEVLTLAKTFRDKQMPADVIYLDIHHMDKYKVFTFDPVKFSDPQEMITQLKSMGFRVVIIMDPGVKTDSSYAPYADGLAKDLFVKYPDGAIYEGQVWPGWCAFPDFTKEETRQWWGEQMAFYKEAGVDGYWTDMNEPASWGQFTPNLIEFSYEGEQVSHRKARNIYGYQMARSAKEGAELQNPQERAFVLTRAGFSGIQRYAAAWTGDNVASEEHMLAGVRLVNSLGLSGVSFAGYDVGGFAGEATKGLFARWMSIAAFAPFYRAHSMINSSDAEPWAFGEEVEEISRNYMKLRYRMLPTIYSSFKKSVETGLPVSKSLAIDYSFDPKIYESVFQNQYIFCDQLLIAPIESHKEITKVYLPEGEWYYLFDDQLHQGKQTIYQDCPLNYLPVYVKASAILALQSDISHTADAHDGVLHLHVYQGQQSNEYLHYEDDGISKAYLNGDYYSRLITWNPSINTLEIGVAEGSFPSKFEQLRIYFHGKTTFEAHVNGTHYPTKQEDIAFLGKLTEFDPLPEYEHPYYSIKNCVCIEVKNTAELITIHLQ